Proteins encoded in a region of the Sander lucioperca isolate FBNREF2018 chromosome 4, SLUC_FBN_1.2, whole genome shotgun sequence genome:
- the LOC116042855 gene encoding cell adhesion molecule 4-like isoform X2 codes for MFFHFILLVVSLMGSLRSFHVSGCNTNCTDRPEFTPTRLVVKHGDPTSAICSVCQHACLDIGTIYDLEKVVGDTSINGTTILWTVDRLTEWQSSPICYYSNAAYQCCSSLHVTVYQPPDSVSFSFVNHTGPMLEGHQYTLQCTVQDVAPVENLSVTFYRGQTALGQLQSNNTEKKPVTEIFSLNITPSKEDDGVQFWCEAKLELGPDGPQRPPVVTSENITATVHYKPQLKSSSSDLITVSEGNSLQLNCSAVGNPRPSYTWTSPIRSYSNGSFLTIDSVTSADKGQYTCSVSNHVGTATVKFDVDVKESYIGLIVGVIAAVALLVVICVVIGYLLFYKPNRMGQYNLKDVFRLHTKHSAVPSVEYGTA; via the exons ATGTTTTTCCATTTCATTCTTCTGGTTGTTTCTTTGATGGGTTCCCTGCGCAGCTTCCATGTGTCCGGCTGTA ATACCAACTGTACAGATAGACCTGAGTTCACTCCAACCAGACTGGTAGTGAAGCATGGTGACCCAACCTCTGCCATCTGCTCTGTATGTCAGCATGCTTGCCTCGACATCGGCACCATTTATGATCTGGAGAAAGTTGTTGGAGACACATCAATAAATGGAACCACAATTTTATGGACGGTTGACAGACTGACTGAATGGCAGTCATCTCCCATTTGCTATTATAGCAATGCTGCTTACCAGTGTTGTAGCTCCCTGCATGTAACTGTGTACC AGCCTCCAGACAGTGTGTCCTTCAGCTTTGTTAATCACACTGGGCCGATGTTGGAGGGACATCAGTACACTCTGCAGTGTACAGTACAGGACGTTGCTCCTGTTGAAAACCTCAGTGTGACATTCTACCGAGGACAGACAGCGCTGGGTCAACTGCAGTCCAACAACACAGAGAAGAAACCAGTGACTGAGATCTTCTCTTTAAACATCACACCCAGTAAAGAAGATGATGGAGTCCAGTTCTGGTGTGAAGCAAAGCTAGAACTGGGACCTGATGGACCACAGCGCCCTCCAGTGGTGACGTCAGAAAACATCACTGCCACTGTGCACT ATAAGCCTCAACTAAAGTCATCATCTTCAGATCTAATCACCGTCTCGGAAGGAAACTCTCTACAACTGAACTGCTCGGCTGTGGGAAACCCCCGCCCCTCGTACACGTGGACATCACCTATCCGTTCCTACTCCAATGGCAGCTTTCTCACTATCGACTCTGTAACATCTGCGGATAAAGGGCAGTACACCTGTTCTGTCAGCAACCATGTGGGGACTGCCACTGTGAAGTTTGATGTGGATGTCAAAG AAAGCTACATTGGACTCATTGTAGGTGTGATTGCAGCAGTTGCTCTTCTGGTTGTCATCTGTGTAGTAATTGGATACTTACTTTTCTACAAACCCAATCGGATGGGACAATACAACCTGAAGGACGTTTTccgtttgcacacaaaacactctGCCGTGCCCTCTGTAGAGTACGGTACGGCATGA
- the LOC116042855 gene encoding cell adhesion molecule 4-like isoform X1, translated as MFFSDIFLVVSLMTFLRDFHVSSCDTNCTDRPEFTPTRLVVKHGDPTSAICSVCQHACLDIGTIYDLEKVVGDTSINGTTILWTVDRLTEWQSSPICYYSNAAYQCCSSLHVTVYQPPDSVSFSFVNHTGPMLEGHQYTLQCTVQDVAPVENLSVTFYRGQTALGQLQSNNTEKKPVTEIFSLNITPSKEDDGVQFWCEAKLELGPDGPQRPPVVTSENITATVHYKPQLKSSSSDLITVSEGNSLQLNCSAVGNPRPSYTWTSPIRSYSNGSFLTIDSVTSADKGQYTCSVSNHVGTATVKFDVDVKESYIGLIVGVIAAVALLVVICVVIGYLLFYKPNRMGQYNLKDVFRLHTKHSAVPSVEYGTA; from the exons atgtttttctctGACATATTTTTGGTTGTTTCTTTGATGACCTTTCTGCGGGACTTCCATGTGTCCAGTTGTG ATACCAACTGTACAGATAGACCTGAGTTCACTCCAACCAGACTGGTAGTGAAGCATGGTGACCCAACCTCTGCCATCTGCTCTGTATGTCAGCATGCTTGCCTCGACATCGGCACCATTTATGATCTGGAGAAAGTTGTTGGAGACACATCAATAAATGGAACCACAATTTTATGGACGGTTGACAGACTGACTGAATGGCAGTCATCTCCCATTTGCTATTATAGCAATGCTGCTTACCAGTGTTGTAGCTCCCTGCATGTAACTGTGTACC AGCCTCCAGACAGTGTGTCCTTCAGCTTTGTTAATCACACTGGGCCGATGTTGGAGGGACATCAGTACACTCTGCAGTGTACAGTACAGGACGTTGCTCCTGTTGAAAACCTCAGTGTGACATTCTACCGAGGACAGACAGCGCTGGGTCAACTGCAGTCCAACAACACAGAGAAGAAACCAGTGACTGAGATCTTCTCTTTAAACATCACACCCAGTAAAGAAGATGATGGAGTCCAGTTCTGGTGTGAAGCAAAGCTAGAACTGGGACCTGATGGACCACAGCGCCCTCCAGTGGTGACGTCAGAAAACATCACTGCCACTGTGCACT ATAAGCCTCAACTAAAGTCATCATCTTCAGATCTAATCACCGTCTCGGAAGGAAACTCTCTACAACTGAACTGCTCGGCTGTGGGAAACCCCCGCCCCTCGTACACGTGGACATCACCTATCCGTTCCTACTCCAATGGCAGCTTTCTCACTATCGACTCTGTAACATCTGCGGATAAAGGGCAGTACACCTGTTCTGTCAGCAACCATGTGGGGACTGCCACTGTGAAGTTTGATGTGGATGTCAAAG AAAGCTACATTGGACTCATTGTAGGTGTGATTGCAGCAGTTGCTCTTCTGGTTGTCATCTGTGTAGTAATTGGATACTTACTTTTCTACAAACCCAATCGGATGGGACAATACAACCTGAAGGACGTTTTccgtttgcacacaaaacactctGCCGTGCCCTCTGTAGAGTACGGTACGGCATGA